Proteins encoded together in one bacterium window:
- a CDS encoding cyclic nucleotide-binding domain-containing protein, protein MALAKPTSTSIFEEHALFKGHPGAWKHMAPLMRTRHFRKDDAILCHGDKADNLWVVVSGWLKLTRQTPDGKETIIGLCTDGDILGEAALFAHAQYPYHAEVLGAEATVVVLPADVVRNLVKEDSSFSASIMHLLNERMFQAQLKLEHMSTMSAAQRLGCFLLRLCHSQEHGSRELDIPVEKHILAAFLGMKPETLSRSQQQLKEAGVVVKGQHIVINNITALRQYVCNSCSESGACDAEADDE, encoded by the coding sequence ATGGCATTAGCTAAACCGACCAGTACCAGTATTTTTGAGGAACATGCGCTTTTCAAAGGCCATCCCGGCGCATGGAAGCATATGGCGCCGCTCATGCGGACCCGTCATTTTCGTAAGGACGATGCCATTCTTTGTCATGGCGACAAGGCGGATAATCTGTGGGTTGTGGTCAGCGGCTGGCTCAAGCTTACACGGCAAACGCCGGATGGGAAGGAAACCATCATCGGGCTGTGCACCGACGGCGATATTCTTGGCGAGGCAGCGCTTTTCGCCCATGCGCAATATCCCTACCATGCGGAGGTGCTGGGAGCCGAAGCCACGGTGGTGGTGCTTCCGGCCGATGTGGTGCGCAATCTGGTGAAGGAGGACAGTTCCTTTTCCGCCAGCATCATGCACCTGCTGAATGAGCGGATGTTTCAGGCGCAACTGAAGCTTGAACATATGAGCACCATGTCCGCCGCGCAACGGCTGGGCTGTTTTCTGCTGCGCCTGTGCCATAGCCAGGAACATGGCAGCCGTGAGCTTGATATACCCGTGGAAAAACATATTCTGGCGGCGTTTCTCGGCATGAAGCCGGAGACGCTTTCCCGCAGTCAGCAGCAGCTGAAAGAGGCGGGGGTGGTGGTTAAAGGCCAGCATATTGTTATCAATAACATCACGGCATTGCGGCAGTATGTCTGCAATAGCTGTTCAGAATCCGGCGCGTGCGATGCCGAAGCGGATGATGAATAA
- a CDS encoding PAS domain-containing protein has product MNTNRTFQLTGIERHFDEDEFIVSKTDNRGIITYANDVFLRIAGYELEEVLGKPHNLIRHPRMPKCVFRLLWERIKTGNEIFAYVVNRCKNGDHYWVMAHVTPSYDSAGNIVGYHSNRRRPNPETVTKVQSLYGQLLEIEKQHGTTTAGLNASYEAMQTWVKEQGGNYDEIILSL; this is encoded by the coding sequence ATGAATACCAACCGCACATTTCAACTAACCGGCATAGAACGACATTTCGACGAAGATGAGTTCATTGTCAGCAAAACAGATAACCGTGGCATCATCACCTATGCCAACGATGTGTTCCTCCGCATTGCGGGTTATGAACTTGAAGAAGTTCTGGGCAAGCCTCACAATCTTATTCGACACCCACGGATGCCAAAATGCGTTTTCCGTCTTTTGTGGGAACGTATAAAAACCGGTAATGAAATTTTCGCATATGTGGTGAACCGCTGCAAAAATGGCGATCATTATTGGGTTATGGCGCATGTTACCCCAAGCTATGACTCGGCGGGTAATATCGTGGGGTACCATTCCAATCGGCGTCGTCCAAACCCGGAAACTGTAACGAAAGTTCAATCCCTCTACGGTCAACTCCTGGAAATTGAAAAACAGCACGGCACAACAACCGCGGGACTGAACGCATCCTATGAGGCGATGCAGACATGGGTAAAAGAACAGGGCGGCAATTATGACGAAATTATCTTATCCCTCTAG